A single region of the Nocardioides sp. W7 genome encodes:
- a CDS encoding acyl-CoA dehydrogenase: MSHYKSNLRDIEFNLFEVLGRDQVLGTGPFAEVDAETAREVLAEVDRLSREDLAASYEDSDRNPPVFDPKTNTAPIGESFKKSYQAWMDSEFWRLQIREELGGTPAPPSVIWGLAEMVLGANAPIWMYAAGAPFAGVVWNNANGVARDQRIAQIMVERQWGCTMVLTEPDAGSDVGAGRAKAVANDDGSWNVTGVKRFITSAEHDMSENIMHLVLARPEGVEGVGGPGTKGLSLFWMPKHHFDHETGELTGERNGVYVTNVEHKMGIKVSNTCEVTFGDPQVGGGEPAKGWLLGEVHNGIAQMFDVIENARMMVGSKAIATLSTGYLNALEYAKSRVQGADLTQSGDKTAPRVTITHHPDVRRSLMTQKSFAEAMRALVLYTASVQDEIYLAEANGESGSDEARLAAALNDLLLPIVKGYGSERSWVLLGTESLQTFGGSGFLQEYPLEQYVRDAKIDTLYEGTTAIQGQDFFFRKIVKDQGKALGHLAAQIQQFIDSEAGNGRLKNERQLLATALDDANALVGHMINDLMSAQEEVRNLYKVGLNTSRLLMVLGDVVCGWLLLRQAEVALEKLGGDAGKDRAFYEGKVAGAQFFAQTNLPKISAERAIAEATDLSIMDLDESAF; this comes from the coding sequence GTGAGCCACTACAAGAGCAACCTGCGCGACATCGAGTTCAACCTCTTCGAGGTGCTCGGACGCGACCAGGTCCTCGGCACCGGCCCCTTCGCCGAGGTCGACGCCGAGACCGCGCGCGAGGTGCTGGCCGAGGTCGACCGGCTCTCGCGCGAGGACCTCGCTGCGTCGTACGAGGACAGCGACCGCAACCCGCCCGTCTTCGACCCCAAGACCAACACGGCGCCCATCGGCGAGTCGTTCAAGAAGAGCTACCAGGCCTGGATGGACTCGGAGTTCTGGCGCCTGCAGATCCGCGAGGAGCTCGGCGGCACCCCGGCGCCCCCGAGCGTCATCTGGGGCCTGGCCGAGATGGTGCTGGGCGCCAACGCCCCCATCTGGATGTACGCCGCGGGCGCCCCGTTCGCCGGGGTCGTGTGGAACAACGCCAACGGCGTGGCGCGCGACCAGCGCATCGCCCAGATCATGGTCGAGCGCCAGTGGGGCTGCACCATGGTCCTCACCGAGCCCGACGCGGGCTCCGACGTGGGCGCCGGTCGGGCGAAGGCCGTCGCCAACGACGACGGCTCGTGGAACGTCACCGGCGTGAAGCGGTTCATCACCTCCGCCGAGCACGACATGAGCGAGAACATCATGCACCTGGTGCTCGCCCGCCCCGAGGGCGTCGAGGGCGTCGGCGGGCCGGGCACCAAGGGCCTCTCGCTCTTCTGGATGCCCAAGCACCACTTCGACCACGAGACCGGCGAGCTGACCGGCGAGCGCAACGGCGTCTACGTCACCAACGTCGAGCACAAGATGGGCATCAAGGTCTCCAACACCTGCGAGGTCACCTTCGGCGACCCGCAGGTCGGTGGCGGCGAGCCGGCGAAGGGCTGGCTGCTCGGCGAGGTGCACAACGGCATCGCGCAGATGTTCGACGTCATCGAGAACGCCCGGATGATGGTCGGCAGCAAGGCCATCGCCACCCTGTCGACCGGCTACCTCAACGCGCTCGAGTACGCCAAGTCCCGCGTCCAGGGTGCCGACCTGACCCAGTCCGGCGACAAGACCGCGCCGCGCGTCACCATCACCCACCACCCCGACGTACGCCGCTCGCTGATGACGCAGAAGTCGTTCGCCGAGGCGATGCGGGCCCTGGTCCTCTACACCGCCTCCGTGCAGGACGAGATCTACCTCGCCGAGGCCAACGGCGAGTCGGGCAGCGACGAGGCCAGGCTGGCCGCCGCACTCAACGACCTGCTGCTCCCGATCGTCAAGGGCTACGGCTCGGAGCGCTCCTGGGTGCTGCTCGGCACCGAGTCGCTGCAGACCTTCGGCGGGTCGGGCTTCCTGCAGGAGTACCCGCTGGAGCAGTACGTCCGCGACGCGAAGATCGACACCCTCTACGAGGGCACCACCGCGATCCAGGGCCAGGACTTCTTCTTCCGCAAGATCGTCAAGGACCAGGGCAAGGCCCTGGGTCACCTCGCGGCCCAGATCCAGCAGTTCATCGACTCCGAGGCGGGCAACGGCCGGCTGAAGAACGAGCGGCAGCTGCTCGCGACGGCGCTCGACGACGCCAACGCGCTGGTCGGTCACATGATCAACGACCTGATGTCGGCGCAGGAGGAGGTCCGCAACCTCTACAAGGTCGGCCTCAACACCAGCCGCCTGCTGATGGTGCTCGGCGACGTCGTCTGCGGCTGGCTGCTGCTGCGCCAGGCCGAGGTCGCGTTGGAGAAGCTCGGCGGGGACGCCGGCAAGGACCGGGCCTTCTACGAGGGCAAGGTCGCGGGCGCCCAGTTCTTCGCCCAGACCAACCTGCCGAAGATCAGCGCCGAGCGGGCCATCGCCGAGGCCACCGACCTGTCGATCATGGACCTCGACGAGAGCGCCTTCTGA
- a CDS encoding oxidoreductase, which yields MSAPRTDAWELADLPDQAGRTVLVTGTSVGGLGHHTALELARRGARVVLAGRTPSKIEETDAAIRAEVPGAELERLEVDLSSLGSVRRAAAAASAFGPLHVLVNNAGVMGTPHSRTEDGLELQLATNHFGPFLLTGLLLPQLVASGNGTVVTVSSQFHRYARSAPLGDPRVEGRYSRWPAYAQTKLANLLVTYELDRRLRQAALPVRALAAHPGFAGTHLAANGQYGRARGGRASILDATIRAVSQSAAAGAWPTLMAATADLPGATYCGPGGPLEMGGPPRVVASNRRSHDEVAQRRLWELSENVTGVRYP from the coding sequence GTGAGCGCCCCGCGGACCGACGCCTGGGAGCTGGCCGACCTCCCGGATCAGGCCGGGCGCACCGTCCTCGTCACGGGCACCAGCGTCGGCGGCCTCGGCCATCACACCGCGCTCGAGCTGGCCCGTCGCGGTGCCCGGGTCGTGCTCGCCGGCCGGACGCCGAGCAAGATCGAGGAGACCGACGCGGCGATCCGCGCCGAGGTGCCGGGCGCCGAGCTCGAGCGGCTCGAGGTCGACCTCTCCAGCCTCGGGTCGGTACGCCGGGCCGCGGCCGCCGCGAGCGCCTTCGGGCCGCTCCACGTGCTCGTCAACAACGCCGGCGTGATGGGCACGCCGCACTCCCGCACCGAGGACGGGCTGGAGCTGCAGCTGGCCACCAACCACTTCGGGCCGTTCCTGCTGACCGGGTTGCTGCTTCCGCAGCTGGTCGCGAGCGGGAACGGCACGGTGGTGACGGTGTCGTCGCAGTTCCACCGCTACGCGCGCTCGGCGCCGCTCGGCGACCCGCGCGTCGAGGGCCGCTACTCGCGGTGGCCGGCGTACGCCCAGACCAAGCTGGCCAACCTGCTCGTCACCTACGAGCTCGACCGCCGGCTCCGGCAGGCCGCGCTGCCCGTCAGGGCGCTCGCGGCGCACCCCGGCTTCGCCGGCACCCACCTCGCGGCGAACGGGCAGTACGGCCGGGCCCGGGGCGGACGCGCCTCGATCCTGGACGCCACGATCCGCGCCGTCTCGCAGTCCGCGGCCGCCGGCGCCTGGCCGACGCTGATGGCGGCGACGGCCGACCTGCCCGGCGCGACGTACTGCGGACCGGGTGGGCCGCTCGAGATGGGCGGCCCGCCCCGGGTCGTCGCCAGCAACCGGCGCTCGCACGACGAGGTGGCCCAGCGCCGGCTCTGGGAGCTGAGCGAGAACGTCACCGGGGTCCGCTACCCGTAG
- a CDS encoding LysE/ArgO family amino acid transporter has translation MIDSAAAGLATGLTLIVAIGAQNAFVLRQGLAREHVGPVVAVCAISDLVLIFAGVSGIGTVVEQAPVVVDVVRWLGVAFLTWYGVRTLLAVRHAAGLAANGGQRLSRRSAVGRAFALTWLNPHVYLDTVLLLGSIANTHGPDGRWWFAVGAGAASLLWFSGLGFGARLLSPLLARPRAWQVLDVLIGLTMLAIAVSLARG, from the coding sequence GTGATCGACTCCGCCGCCGCCGGCCTCGCGACCGGCCTGACCCTGATCGTGGCCATCGGGGCGCAGAACGCGTTCGTGCTGCGCCAGGGGCTGGCGCGCGAGCACGTCGGCCCGGTCGTCGCGGTGTGCGCGATCTCCGACCTGGTGCTGATCTTCGCCGGCGTCAGCGGCATCGGGACCGTCGTCGAACAGGCTCCCGTGGTCGTCGACGTGGTGCGCTGGCTCGGCGTCGCCTTCCTGACCTGGTACGGCGTCCGCACCCTCCTCGCCGTGCGGCACGCGGCCGGCCTGGCCGCCAACGGCGGGCAGCGGCTGTCGCGGCGCTCGGCGGTCGGCCGGGCCTTCGCGCTCACCTGGCTGAACCCGCACGTCTACCTGGACACGGTGCTGCTGCTCGGCTCGATCGCCAACACCCACGGGCCGGACGGCCGCTGGTGGTTCGCGGTCGGGGCGGGGGCGGCGAGCCTGCTGTGGTTCTCCGGTCTGGGCTTCGGCGCCCGCCTGCTGTCGCCGCTGCTCGCGCGGCCCCGCGCCTGGCAGGTCCTCGACGTCCTGATCGGGCTGACCATGCTGGCCATCGCGGTGTCCCTGGCCCGGGGCTGA
- a CDS encoding LysR family transcriptional regulator ArgP, which translates to MRPHPDQLAALVAIADHGTFEAAARHLHVTPSAVSQRIRALESAAGRVLVRRGTPCRATDAGETLLRLARQTELLYDEARDALGEGGHRVELPLAVNADSLATWFRDVVGEVATWDDSVLRLHVEDQAWSAGLLRGGDVLAAVTSDPVAVQGCEVERLGTLRYRPAAAPGFAERWRRGRSHDWAAMPVVVFNEKDALQHEILGSHGVEAAPLVHRVPTSADFHEAVRLGLGWGMLPEPQLLPDLETGRLVVLGGRARLDLPLHWQRWRLDSPALARLTDAVRRAARAHLRP; encoded by the coding sequence ATGAGGCCCCATCCGGACCAGCTCGCGGCACTGGTCGCGATCGCCGACCACGGCACCTTCGAGGCCGCCGCCCGGCACCTGCACGTCACGCCCAGCGCGGTCAGCCAGCGGATCCGCGCCCTCGAGTCGGCGGCCGGCCGGGTGCTGGTCCGGCGCGGCACGCCGTGCCGGGCGACGGACGCCGGCGAGACGCTGCTCAGGCTCGCCCGCCAGACCGAGCTGCTGTACGACGAGGCGCGCGACGCGCTCGGCGAGGGCGGCCACCGCGTCGAGCTCCCGCTCGCGGTCAACGCGGACTCCCTGGCCACCTGGTTCCGCGACGTCGTCGGCGAGGTCGCCACCTGGGACGACAGCGTGCTCCGGCTGCACGTCGAGGACCAGGCCTGGTCGGCCGGCCTGCTGCGCGGCGGCGACGTGCTGGCCGCCGTGACGAGCGACCCGGTCGCGGTCCAGGGCTGCGAGGTCGAGCGGCTCGGGACGCTGCGCTACCGCCCGGCCGCCGCCCCGGGGTTCGCCGAGCGCTGGCGCCGCGGTCGCTCGCACGACTGGGCCGCCATGCCGGTGGTGGTCTTCAACGAGAAGGACGCCCTGCAGCACGAGATCCTCGGGTCCCACGGAGTCGAGGCGGCGCCGCTGGTCCACCGGGTGCCGACCAGCGCCGACTTCCACGAGGCGGTCCGGCTCGGCCTCGGCTGGGGGATGCTGCCCGAGCCGCAGCTGCTGCCCGACCTGGAGACCGGCCGGCTGGTGGTGCTGGGTGGCCGGGCGCGGCTCGACCTACCCCTGCACTGGCAGCGGTGGCGGCTCGACTCGCCCGCCCTGGCCCGCCTCACCGACGCCGTACGACGGGCCGCGCGGGCGCACCTGCGGCCCTGA
- a CDS encoding DUF1801 domain-containing protein — MSDDWRSETVERVRALILTAEPDAVEEAKWRKASNPDGVPTFSCDGLVCTVETYRDKVKVTFAKGASLEDPARVFNASLDAGTRRAIDLHEGDDLPADAFVELVRDAVELNRF; from the coding sequence GTGAGCGATGACTGGCGCAGCGAGACGGTCGAGCGGGTGCGGGCCCTGATCCTGACGGCCGAGCCCGACGCGGTCGAGGAGGCCAAGTGGCGCAAGGCCTCGAACCCCGACGGCGTCCCGACCTTCTCGTGCGACGGCCTGGTCTGCACCGTCGAGACCTATCGGGACAAGGTCAAGGTCACCTTCGCCAAGGGCGCGTCGCTCGAGGACCCGGCCCGCGTCTTCAACGCCAGCCTGGACGCCGGCACCCGCCGCGCGATCGACCTGCACGAGGGCGACGACCTGCCCGCGGACGCCTTCGTCGAGCTGGTCCGGGACGCGGTCGAGCTCAACCGATTCTGA
- a CDS encoding maleylpyruvate isomerase family mycothiol-dependent enzyme: MDDQQRLAAYVEVWKQAVDDFVALLESLPEQDWSLPTDLPGWDVRAVASHTAHLEGILAGGPEETAEVGEPAHVSGFLGLYTEIGVVNRRELPVSEIVEEIRQAAKTRYAMLRADPPTDASAKPEVIFGGVPWSWETLLRNRPLDVWMHDQDVRRAVGRPGGMDGEPARHTAEYLAEALGFVLAKKVGATPGTTAVLELAGSEPFAFTVNDAGRGERLPAVPPSPQVTLRMDRESFVCLAGGRRPAPGPVAVEGDAELGQRILDSLATTP; this comes from the coding sequence ATGGACGACCAGCAGCGGCTCGCGGCGTACGTCGAGGTGTGGAAGCAGGCGGTCGACGACTTCGTCGCCCTGCTCGAGAGCCTTCCGGAGCAGGACTGGTCGCTGCCGACCGACCTGCCCGGCTGGGACGTGCGGGCGGTCGCCTCGCACACCGCGCACCTGGAGGGCATCCTGGCCGGCGGTCCCGAGGAGACGGCCGAGGTGGGCGAGCCGGCGCACGTCAGCGGCTTCCTGGGGCTCTACACCGAGATCGGGGTGGTGAACCGGCGTGAGCTGCCCGTCAGCGAGATCGTCGAGGAGATCCGACAGGCGGCCAAGACGCGCTACGCGATGCTGCGGGCGGACCCGCCGACGGATGCGAGCGCTAAGCCGGAGGTGATCTTCGGGGGCGTGCCGTGGAGCTGGGAGACGCTGCTGCGCAACCGGCCGCTGGACGTGTGGATGCACGACCAGGACGTGCGCCGCGCGGTCGGGCGGCCCGGCGGGATGGACGGCGAGCCCGCCCGGCACACCGCCGAGTACCTCGCCGAGGCGCTCGGGTTCGTGCTCGCCAAGAAGGTCGGTGCCACCCCGGGCACGACGGCCGTGCTGGAGCTGGCCGGCAGCGAGCCGTTCGCGTTCACGGTCAACGACGCGGGGCGCGGTGAGCGGCTGCCCGCCGTACCTCCCTCGCCGCAGGTGACCCTGCGGATGGATCGGGAGAGCTTCGTCTGCCTCGCCGGCGGGCGCCGCCCCGCGCCGGGGCCGGTGGCCGTCGAGGGCGACGCCGAGCTGGGCCAGCGGATCCTCGACTCGCTCGCGACGACCCCGTGA